The genomic stretch ATCCCATTTGTCCTGCAGTTGAAACAAGCTTTGCGATTCCAACTGGACCTGACACCTGAGACATGATGTCATCTTCAGTAAAGATTCCTGTAAAGAAATGGTACAGACCGCCAGTAATTGCTACGGTCATATTTGCCGTAAGGTTTGCTCCTTCGATAAACGCCTTATATATTGGAAGTTTGAGTAGTCCAACGGTGCCTAGTCCAATTCCAATCATCGGAGTTGTGGTTGCACTTGATACCACTGGAATAACCGTAGTAGTTGTAGCAGTAGAGCCTCGCATCACTCTCATAGTCAGACCGTCAGATGACGAATCCTTAATGAAGTTTTGTACTGTTTGAACATCACTCGGTGCAACTACCTCAAGACCTCCAACATCTCCTGAGACAGAGCGTTTTGATAGTTCAACAATCTCGTCCCCTGGTAATAGTCCTGCTCGTGAAGCTGGAGAGTCTGGGTCAACAATACTGATAACAACTTTTACATCATCGTATCGTGCACCTTCTATATAGTCTGTTGAAACTGGAAAACCAACCATAAACCCAAGGGATATTGATATCCAGGCAAATAAGATATTAAAGGTTACCCCCGCGAGAAGCACAATTGCCTGCATCCATCGTGGCTTTGACGTGAAACTGCGATTTGAATCAGATCCAGTGAGAGATTCTTCACTTGGATTTTCACCGTGAATTCGAACATACCCTCCAATTGGAAGTGCGTTAAGTGCATATTCAGTCTCTCCTTTTTTCCATGCAAAGATTCGTGGAGGAAAACCAAGTGCAAACTCATCCACTCGCATACCAAACAGTTTTGCGGTAACAAAGTGACCTAGTTCATGTACAAAAATCAGTACAGAGAGGACAATGAGAAAAAGTATTACGGTAAACATTATTGTTCGAGAATTTCCTTCTCTTTTTTAACCATCATTTCTTCAAGCTTCTTCTGGGTCTCTTGAATAATCTTTTCCATCTCGGTCTTGAAACGGAATTTGTCATCTTCGCTCATTCCACCTTCCTTTTCCTTGTTCTGAATTTCTTGCCACGTGTCATCACGAAGACCACGGAGAGAAATCTTCGCTTGTTCAAGTTTATCTTTTGCAATCTTCACAAATTGTGTTCGGCGTTCTGTTGTTAACTGAGGAAACGTAAGTCGAAGTCCTTTTCCATCGTTTGCAATTCCAAGACCCAAATCAGCTGCCTGGATTCCCTTTTCAAGGTCCTTCACAACACTTGCGTCATATGGAGTCACTCGGAGTGTTCGTGCGTCTTCGCCGGTTACTGATGCCAACTGAGAAATTGGCATTTGGCTGCCATAGGCTTCTATTTTTACACCATCCAAAATAGCTGGAGTTGCTCGTCCAGTTCTAATTTGTGTGTTTTCGTTGAGTAACCAAGACTCAACATCTTGGGCTTTTTTCTTCAGTAATGAAAAGTTATACATATTTAGGAAGTATAAGGGATAGGTATTCCAATAGCAATTTAAGCGAGATACCATTTCTATCGAGTGCTGAGCGTGTTTCGTGGATAACTGAGAGTGCGCGTGCAGTCTCTTGTGGTGTCATTGATGTGTCTTCTGACCGAATAACTACTGCTAGTCGCTCAATAAATAGTCCCGCCTCAGCATGGTCTTTACCTTTGATGTATTTCTGGACCAATTTGATTCGTCCTGCTGGACCACTCGCTAAAAATTCTGCTGTTGTGTCTTTCTTTTTTGATGGTCGCTTTGTTTCCTCTTGTTTTTGACCTAATGTATTTACAATATGCGCTCGCGAACGGAGCGTGGGAATAATTGTATGTGGTGACATATGAAGAAATAATCTATTTCCTCCTGACATTTCTTCAGTTAACTTTAAAAGAGCATTTTGTGCTTCTAATGTTACTGTACGGACTCGGATGTGACCTACTTTCCCGTTTCCACCAAATGCATTGGTTGAAAAAAACGTATATACATGTCTAACAACATCAATAGTGAGCGTATCGTCCTCGTATATATATGTATCCAATGGATTCTCCAGGGTTAGTGACTCTTCCGACGGGTGGAGGATTACAAAATGATGTGTGGATACTTCTTCCATAGTGGATATTTTACAGCCTTATTGAAGAATATTTTACCAGGCATATAATTTATTGACGTAATAACTATTATATGATCTAATATATAAGTAAGGATCTTGTATCCTATGTTCATTTACAGGGAGTAGTAATGGTAATGCGTATCAACGCTCTGCTGTCTCTTCTACTTACGATCTCTGTTCTGCTTAACGTCAGCCTCTTACGTTCAGAGGTAGACGCGAAGAAAGAGATCACTCGACTCGACTCCCGCTACGACGACACGTTTAGCATTATTGCTAGACAAGACACTCGCATCAACCAACTGATCAACGAACACCCGACAACGCGTCCTTTGAGTAGCACATACCAAGGCGAAGGGAAATTACGCGCGCTTCAATTTCCGCCGATTCTACACACCGCTCGCGCACGCGCGACACCAAGTACCCGTCCAACCACCGTGCCAACTACCAAGTAGGCACATGTGAACTTTAAATCGCACTTGTTTGTAAGCAAACTTGTGCGATTTTTCTTTACCTTGATTTACTAATATAAAAAACAGTGTTATAGAAAGTCCTGTTCCACCACCACCCCACAAAGAGGTTTGTATGCCAAGGGGTAATACTTCACAGCCACCCGCGAATCTCACCAAAGAGGAATTACTTGCGGAGTACGTCGATCTCGCAGTAAAAACAGTTGCGGAGCTTAGAAACACACCTACCCGAGTACCGGGGTTTGAAATCAAGATTGGCTCATCGGACAGACAACACAGCGATCAATGCCATCCAATTCAGAATGAACTCACTCAAAGAAGAAATGATGCGCCGAATGAGGCGTTAACATTATTCCGTACTAGCCGCCATGATT from Candidatus Paceibacterota bacterium encodes the following:
- a CDS encoding site-2 protease family protein encodes the protein MFTVILFLIVLSVLIFVHELGHFVTAKLFGMRVDEFALGFPPRIFAWKKGETEYALNALPIGGYVRIHGENPSEESLTGSDSNRSFTSKPRWMQAIVLLAGVTFNILFAWISISLGFMVGFPVSTDYIEGARYDDVKVVISIVDPDSPASRAGLLPGDEIVELSKRSVSGDVGGLEVVAPSDVQTVQNFIKDSSSDGLTMRVMRGSTATTTTVIPVVSSATTTPMIGIGLGTVGLLKLPIYKAFIEGANLTANMTVAITGGLYHFFTGIFTEDDIMSQVSGPVGIAKLVSTAGQMGFAYLVSFTALISINLAVINILPFPALDGGRLLFVIIESITRRRISPTFANAVNIGGFVILLGLMLFITVNDVIKLL
- the frr gene encoding ribosome recycling factor, producing the protein MYNFSLLKKKAQDVESWLLNENTQIRTGRATPAILDGVKIEAYGSQMPISQLASVTGEDARTLRVTPYDASVVKDLEKGIQAADLGLGIANDGKGLRLTFPQLTTERRTQFVKIAKDKLEQAKISLRGLRDDTWQEIQNKEKEGGMSEDDKFRFKTEMEKIIQETQKKLEEMMVKKEKEILEQ